The sequence ccctggcattgcccaaagggcaaagtagcaatgccaagggggcacattggcactgcccaccaggcatagggcagtgctaagaggtgggggtgtggggtcccgctgccactttgcacttTGGGTTGagtgacagaaggagggagacCAACGATCGGgactgcaggggtggggggggggggggggggggggggggtgccagaactgcaggggatggaggggggaatcaggagatcggggcttccagcgattgagctggccagaaatcgagctggccagcaatcagcagGCTGGCAAACAGGGGCCACTGTgtatgcgccaatctcggcattgacagatcgacacatgctacagtggcctgctcagctatGCTACCTTTGATGTGGAACCTTACCAAAAATGTCTTTTTGAAATCAAAgtaaaccacatctacaggttcccctttccccatgctgcttgttacttcctcaaagaactctactaAATTattcagacatgatttccctttctctatGTTGTCTCTGTCTGATTTAATTGGATTATTTGCATAAAATTCATGAATGGACAACGTACATTTCAACACAATGAGGACATATAAAAAGAGCATGCATCTGAAAGGCTCCTTTTCTGACTTCAGGATTAGACAGCTAATTAATTACTTTTCAAGTGTGGTAATACAGGAAAACATAACAGCCGATTCACATATAACAAGTTTgcataaacagcaatgagataaataaaCTGTTTTGGTAATATTGGATAAATGTTCTCCAGGACACCAGGGAAACCTCTTGGCTATTCAAATTATGTACTTTCTTGCATGCACTTGGTGGCAGGACCTTGATGCAATGTTCtggctgaaaaatggcacctcAACCCATGGAGTACTTCATCAGGACTGAACAGAATCACATTAGCCCATTGTGATTGTGTTGGCTATTTGAATGTTGTTCCCATTCCCTTTCCGTTTCCCCATTTCCTTGAAAACCTTTTCCCTTTGTGTACTTCTCTATTTTCCTGTTGAAATTTATTACTGAATTTGCTTCCATCGTCCTTTCTAAGCACAGCCATTTCAGTTCATCataacttgcatttttaaaaatccagttttGTCACAAAGTAGTAACACCAATGCATTCAATTTTCACTGATTGCTGTGGACCTTACCATTTAACAAAACCATTATCAAATAGTGCTCTTTGTTACAAGGAATGCAGGCAGACTGAACAAGCAAAACCAACGTGGACAGATGAATGCCTGAGTCTGACGGTGAAATGGATGAAGTTACAGGAAACCACATCAGTCCTATGATGTATGATGGTCACTCCTGTAGAACAGATGTTAAAATCTTTCTTCACTGACCTGCATTACAGGTGATGGCACTTCGTTTTCACAGCTGGATGACTTCTTGGCGTCTGTTGACCCTGCAGCAGTATCGTGCTCTGCCTGTATCTTACTCTCTACCATTGCTGGTGGCTCAATCGGATCATGAGAGGTGGCATCCTGGTTGGTACTTGCAGCAAGCCCGGTGGTATTAATCACGTGCCAGGAACCACACTTATGCCAACCCGGGTACAACCTGGTTTCTTCATCAACCACTTCCAACAATTGTGGCATTTTAAAATCATCAGCCTGAGGACTTCCTTTTAATATATCATCCTTAACAAAGGACAAATACAAGAGTAAAAGGGAATGTGTTAGCAGTCTTCAACAATACTATAATACTTATTTTAGCTACTGAAGGCTTTACTTGTCTAAGATTAACTTGAACAGCAACAAATTACAAACAATATTCCATTCAATGGCACAGCAGCTTTTAATAACaatatgtaaatatatatatgtatatcatatatatatatatatagtaacaATATGGTAGTAGTTTAGTAACATGATCACTAGCTCAAAGACAAAATGTAAAGTGCGAGCATCCACAAAAGTAGTTAAAAAGGTTTCAAATTGGCATTCAAGGTGAGTCAAGATAATGTTTTCAATTACAATTTGTCCTGCAGTTGCTCAGCTAACACTTTTGAGTATTCAGAAATAAATACCTGTTGTACAATTGTTTCAAACTCCTCAACTTCAGACTCATTCTGTCCAGATTTACCATCCTCGGATTCTATTAATGGAATTACAGACTGTCCACTTGCAGGAGTTCCATCTACAGCACGTAGAGATGCCACTTCAGATTCTCCCACTATGGAGAATCCACTCAGAGAAATTGAAGATGTATTACTGGAATCTGCGACTGAAACAATTGCATTTGCGGCACCTGAAGGCGGAACATTAAATTCTTGCATTGCAGGTACTGTACTTATAACACTTGGGGATTCAGTTATGGGTTCTTTTATGACAAAGATTTGTTCGAGAGGAACTAGAGTTGTAGAAATGAGTTCTTTTCTTGCCAGTACTCCAGTGTTCAGAGTTGAAACATTACTTTCCTCCACTTCAGAGACTGTATTTGGAACATCTGGAGATGTTTTGGTGGATTTTTCTGTGTTAGGAATTGTATCTATAACATCTTGAGTTTCAGCACTTGACTCCTCTATTGCAAGCGCTCTATCCTTAATGAAACAAGATGCAGCATTTGATTTAGCCCCTGGAGGGAGCTCAACCATGGCACCTGAAGACTCAGAACTGGACTCTTCCTTTTCAATGGCTTCAATCACAACTCCTGAAGATTCAGAACTGGACACTTCCTTTTCAGTGGCTCCAGCTACAACTCCTGAAGATTCAGAACTGGACTCTTCCTTTTCAGTGGCTCCAACCACAACTCCTGCCAATTCAGAACTGGACTCCTTCTCTTCAGTGAATTCAACAGCAGCACCTGAAGACTCAGAACTGGACTCCTTCTCTTCAGTGACTCCAGCTGCAACTCCTGAAGATTCAGAACTGGATTCATCCTCCTCAGTGACTTCAACCACAACACCTGAAGATTCAAAACTGGACTCCTTCTCTTCAGTGGCTTCAACCACAGCAACTGAAGACTCAGAACTGGGCTCCTTCTCCTCAGTAACTTCAACCACAGCAGCTAACGACTCAGAGCTGGACTCCTTCACCTCATTAACTTCAACCACAGCACCCACATACTCAGAGCTGGACTCTTCCTTTTCAAGGACGCCAACCACAACACCTGAAGTTTCAGAACTGGACTCTTCCTTTTCAGTGGCTTCAGCCACAACACCTGCCAATTCAGAACTGGACTCTTTCTCTTCAGTGAATTCAACAATAGCGCCTGAAGACTCAGAACTGGATTCCTTCTCCTCATTAACTTCAACAACAGCACCTGAAGACTCAGAACTGGACTCTTTCTCCTCATTAACTTCAACAACAGCACCTGAAGACTCAGAACTGGACTCTTTCTCCTCATTAACTTCAACAACAGCACCTGAAGACTCAGAACTGGACTCTTTCTCCTCATTAATTTCTACAACAACACCTGAAGACTCAGAACTGGACTCTTTCTCCTCATTAACTTCAACAACAACACCTGAAGACTCAGTACTGGACTCCTTCCTCTCATTAATTTCAACAACACCTGAAGACTCAGAACTGGACTCCTTCACCACTTCAACATCAACATCTGAAGACTCAGAACTGGACTCTTTCTCCTCATTAACTTCTACAACAACACCTGAAGACTCAGAACTGGACTCCTTCTCCTCATTAACTTCAACAACAACACCTGAAGATTCAGAACTGGACTCGTTCACATCATTAACTTCAACATCAACACCTGAAGACTCAGTACTGGACTCCTTCCCCTCATTAACTTCAACAACACCTGAAGACTCAGTACTGGACTGCTTCACCTCATTAACTTCAACATCAACACCTGAAGACTCAGAATTGGACTCTTTCTCCTCATTAACTTCAACATCAACATCTGAAGACTCAGAACTGCACTCCTTCTCCTCATTAGCTTCAACCACAACATCTAAAGATTCAGAACTGGACTCTTTCACATCATTAACTTCAACAACAGCACCTGAAGACTCAGTACTGGACTCCTTCCTCTCATTAATTTCAACAACACCTGAAGACTCAGAACTGGACTCCTTCACCTCATTAACTTCAACATCAACATCTGAAGACTCAGAACTGGACTCTTTCTCCTCATTAACTTCTACAACAACACCTGAAGACTCAGAACTGGACTCCTTCTCCTCATTAACTTCAACAACAACACCTGAAGACTCAGAACTGGACTCGTTCACATCATTAACTTCTACAACAACACCTGAAGACTCAGTACTGGACTCTTTCTCCTCATTAACTTCAACAACAACACCTGAAGACTCAGAACTGGACTCGTTCTCCTCATTAACTTCAACATCAACACCTGAAGACTCAGTACTGGACTCCTTCCCCTCATTAACTTCAACAACACCTGAAGACTCAGTACTGGACTGCTTCACCTCATTAACTTCAACATCAACACCTGAAGACTCAGAATTGGACTCCTTCTCCTCATTAACTTCAACATCAACATCTGAAGACTCAGAACTGCACTCCTTCTCCTCATTAGCTTCAACCACAACATCTAAAGATTCAGAACTGGACTCTTTCACATCATTAACTTCAACAACAGCACCTGAAGACTCAGTACTGGACTCCTTCACCTCGTTAACTTCAACCACAACACCTGAAGCCTCAGAACTGGACTCTTTCTCCTCAGAGACTTCAACCACAACATCTAAAGATTCAGAACTGGACTCTTTCACATCATTAACTTCAACAATAGCACCTGAAGATTCAGAACTGGACTCTTTCTCTTCAGGGACTTCAACCACAATACCCGAAGACTCTGAACTGGATTCTTTCACCTCATTAACTTCAACCACAGCACCTGAAGATTCAGAACTGAACTCTTTCTCTTCAGAGACTTTAACAACAGCACCTGAAGACTCAGAACTGGACGCTATCTCTTCAGTGGTTTCAGTGACCTTGCCCACAACATCTGGTGATTCAATTCTAGCACTTTCTAAATGTCCAGTCACAATTTCAGTGTTTTCGTTCCTGTCAGCCGCATCTTCCCCATCTTCAAATCCTTCTTCAGATTCCTCTTCAACTGTAAATAAATATGCTTTACATTATCATTAGCATTGGAATAAATAAACATTGGAAAACACAAATCTAATTTATTTGTCCAATAAACTATTAAAATAACATTTGTATCTATAGAAGTGATTTGGTTTCTTCTATTTGTTTTACTAAAATGTTTATAGCAATATTCACCTACTATTATTTGAGTACATGAAGACCTAGGTTTGGATTTTGTAATGACAGAGAGGCTCTCTGCTGTATCCAAAACAGTGAAAATGTCTAAAAAAACAGAAGTCCTGCTCCCAAACACAACACTGCCCATTTTTGCAGGAGTGAGAATGGGGGCAGGTtgtgtttcacacacacacggtttaCAGAGACAGCTGGCtatttaaatcatcagctgcctccactggtGTGGGATTTTGTTAGACCAGGAGTGTGAAAATCGacatgtgcagattagaccaggtAAAAGCTAGTTTAACTTGGATAGATTTGTTTGGATAGTCAGGGTACCCCTTTGGAGCAAGTCCAGGAGCACCTTTAGGCAAGCAATGTGCCCTTTGATGGAAGTCACTcgggtctcgggtcactgtctgtgtggagtttgcacattctcctcgtgtctgcgtgggtttcctccgggtgctccggtttcctcccacagtccaaagatgtgcgggttaggttgattggccaggttaaaaaaaaaattgccccttagaatcctaaaatgtgtaggttagagggattagtgggtaaatatgtgggggtagggcctgagtgggattgtggtcggtgcagactcgatgggccgaatggcctccttctgcactgtagggtttctatgatttctaagttagGAACACGTTGCAGTAAGTCAGGTACCTTTTTGAAGTGATTAAATAAGTAATCAATATGCATAAAAAAATGTACAAACTCATCACTAtcaagctcattggaactgtcaacaggcctgtcaaaatcaactgtcaaaACTTTCAGAAGCACCTGTCAAAACGAACTGTCAGCAGACAATGCATTTAAAAGCCCAGCCCTTTAAATCTTTGACAAAAAGGTCTGGGGTGTTAAAAATAAATGAttacttgctatttcactctgactGTTGAAATAGGCCTGTGGGCTTTCATTACTGGATTACTGCTGCATGACAGTAGCTTCCATTTTACTGTTTTATTGACAGCTACGGTGATTACAAACTTTTTGATGTGGGCCTGAATTCCAATTCCTGGTGTAATAAGAATGAAATATTTGTTATTATAAAGCTTTATTTAATTGAAGGAATATAAATGAAATAAATGGGATTTTATGAATGAATTTATTCGATATAGTGAAGTCTGCAATAGGCACTTAGAACTTTGTTTTATAGAATTTTATTTTAACTCATCTCTGCATGTCCTGAAGTCTGCCATGGTGGATACCAGCAGAGTTGGCATTGTAGGTGTAAGGGTAAAGGGTGGTGTATGGGCTGATatgagttggcactaaattgGCATAGGGGCTACAATGgccatggggtgtgtgtgtgtgtgggcatgagATGACATGtgttggcattagggtgaggcaTGGGGAATGTGTGCACAGACTGCAGGCATCTGAGGAATGAGAGTTTGAGGATGTTTTAAGTTGTAATCTTTATTGTTTTATTTTTGGACAGTGCCAGAACCTGGAGGCAGGGCTTCCACCCAATTTGTCTCTGCACCAGGCAGCCTCCTCACGTCTTCCAGTTCACCTGCCCTGATTCCTACTCTAACCCACCATTCCCCCAATCAAAAATTCAATGTCTGGGCACCTATTTTTAAAGGTCAGGTTTGCAGAGCCAGGAATTTGCTGGCTCGATGCACCCAACCCAGGAGAAAAATCTAGAATTAGTGAACCAGCATTTAACAATATGGTTTTAGGTCCAGCAAGAGTGACGAAAATTTAATAGATTAGTGCATGAATACATGAACCAGTGgtttacttttatactctgcaTATAAATTGACTCCCATTAATATGTAATATGTAAAGAAGTTGGTGGTAACTCTTTCATTTTGCAGATTCTGAAACTTGTTTTGTGTCTGGGTTCTCAGTGTCTTCGTTGAATCATTTCCAGGGTTCAACATTCTATTTTATCCCATTCCTGATACCATGTTTCAATTATAAGGACAGCAGTCTTCATTAGCGTGAGAGATCTTTATAGAACTCATCTTAAAATGTCTACCTCCTGAAGCAAAGTGCCTCATAGCAGAGTCACATGACTTTGGCAAGCTAGTTATTCGGACAGAATTGCATTTCCAAAACCCAACAACCTGGAAGCATCCACTGGACATGAGTGTTATAGTAATGGTGACCTTGATGGCTACTGGGAGGGCCATCTTCCCATTGCTTTGAGGCTCCATTTTGGTGTAAAGAAGGTGGCATAATATGTGACAACCTTGTTGATGAAGTGTAGCCTCCTCAGACACTGCTCCTATTTTTGGCAGTTGTTCTGTAAGAGCACCCTTtgtggctgtggtgaaccattgttggttcccaccaggtagtgctgagccatggtctggccagtactatgagtctgtagatatgttactgttggggttagggttgggctgttctacctgttaatatagtcctatggtacaccccagttggctccgccccctgggagaggtataaaggtcactgctctgcctggtgaccctttagtctgggatcgtatactgtatatagtagctctgttattgttggcaataaaagcctttatttcccgagtacatccagcctctcgtgtgttatatcgcgcatcagtggcTATGGCTTTCTATGAATCATCCTTCTTCTCCTTGTCCCCTCTCTACCTCTTAGTCATGTTGCAGACCAAATGGCATTGTAACAACAACTCCCATACCAATGGAAGACACTGGTCTTTCCTCCCTTCCTGTGTGCAGCAAGGTTTCCTCAAATTACTCCAGTAACTCAAAACAGTGCTTCCACAAACTTTACCTTAGACCATGTTGAGGGCCTATAGTCAGGATTAGTTAGAGGACTGGGAAAAAGGAATTCCATTCATACTTTTTGAAATTAGGGACGCACCTAATGAATCAATAAAACTCAGTCCGtctgaattgatttttggtcatgaggtaagaggGCCACTTAAATTGATCAAGAAGAAATCGATGAGTCAGTGTTCTGCGGCTACATTGTTGGACTACGTGTCAAACTTTAGGGAGAGATTAACTAGGGCCGGTGAGTTGGCTAGATAGCACTTAAAAGGGGCACTGTATGAGATACAAAAAGAAGCAGAGAAGAAATCTAAAATTTGTAATTTTGTTAGTGGGGAGAAAGTACTGGTACCATTACCAATGGAGGGTTAAAAGCAAGGTTTTAGTgggccttatcaaattgaaagaaaatgaagagaggtgaattatttgataagaatgtCAGATAGAATGAAAACTTACAGAGTATGCCATGTGAATATTCTTAAATGgtattttagagtcatagaggtttacagcatggaaacaggtccttcggcccaacttgtccatgccgcccttttttttttaaacccctaagctaatcccaattgcccgcatttggcccatatccctctatacccatcgtacccatgtaactatctaaatgctttttaaatgacaaaattgtacccgcctctactactacctctggcagcttgttccagacactcaccaccctctgtgtgaaaaaattgccgctctggacacttttgtatctctcccctctcaccttaaacctatgccctctagttttagactcccctacctttgggaaaagatattgactatctaccttgtctatgctcttcattattttatagacctctataaggtaacccctcagcctcctacgctccagagagaaaagtcccagtctactcagcctctccttataactcaatccatcaagtctcggtagcatcctagtaaatcttttctgcactctttctagtttaataatatcctttctataatagggtgaccagaattgcacacagtattccaagtgtggccttaccaatgtcttgtacaacttcaacaagacgtcccaactcctgtattcaatgttctgaccgatgaaaccaagcatgccgaatgtcttcttcaccactctgtccacctgtgactccactttcaaggagctatgaacttgtacccctagatctctttgttctgtaactctccccaatgccctaccattaactgagtaagtcctgccctggttcaatctaccaaaatgcatcacctcgcatttgtctaaattaaactccatctgccattcgtcagcccactggcccaattgatcaagatcccgttgcaattggagataactttcttcactgtccactatgctaccaatcttggtgtcatctgcaaacttactaaccatgcccctatattctcatcaaaatcattaatataaatgacaaataacagtgggcccagcaccgatccctgaggcacaccgctggtttgTTAGGGAAGACAAGCAGAAGAACAATATGTTAGTTGGTACAACTCAGAGTGAAGCAACAaatccagatgattctgaatttgactTTCCTCAAATTAGATTGGACAATGAGGAAGTAATCAAAAATTAGAATAAATTACTGGGTACAGTTTCATCAAGCAGTCTTACTTCACTTCGTTGTACTTTTCTTTTGTCTATGGGAGTACTATTCAATAATGAAGATATGAATGGAAGCAAATGAGTGCAATGCAAAACTGGTGAAAGTAGAGAAAGGGAACCAGTTACTGGAAGATGATGTGAATGGAAATTGAGTAGATGCAAAGACAGATGCAGGAAAAGCTGACTGACTCGGAGCCTGTTCCTGAGTTGTTGAAATTAACTGGGCAAAAACTGCAGGACTGTCAACAGCAGCTCATCATCTATGAGAAGAAAAAGGTAGATCAGTCAGCAGACGCATGTGATCTCAACGTGGAAATTGAGGAGCAGAAGCATTGTACTacaaaagaaaaggaaaacaaCGTGAAGTAAGACTGTTTGATGATTCTGTACCATTATTCCAAATGAACAGCTGGGATAATCATAATGAATCTGTACAGCTTGCACAGACATGGATACCCAGAGAAACAGTACTGTTCATAGATGATGTTCGGCCTGGAGCTGTTAAATGAAGaggctctcattctctctctctatctccagaaGTTTTCTTAAAGCCCTAAGGCTATTAACCCaagtcaaagcaagtatgcctgggttttgccaactaattttaaagagagatTTAAGTCTTttagagaaatattgcttgattggaggtgataggttagcagttaggaTTTGTATcttatcatgtttaagtattattcaattgttaaaggttaagctaattcatttgttataattaaactgtgttgttaactaAAGTctgttttgataaaaacttcccaGTTTGTAGTAGAATTGCACctgcagtgaaacaccttatcctcacacgaatgccaaaatagaaaattgttggggtctagtctgacttcataatatgcCCTGGGGTTTCTGATCAGTACCCGAAcacacagaatagatacattccaaccACTTAGAAGAAGTCCAAGGGATGGACCCACTATCCATAGTTAAGTAGAtaggttaaagatagtatcaaacttaaagaaaaagcatataattgtgcaaagacaGGTGGCATGTCAgatgattggacagaatataagaaacaacaaaagatgacaaaaagattaataagaaggggaaaaatagagtatgagagaaagttagccagaaatataaaaacagatcgtaAGAGTTTTGATAAATAGTTTGAAAAGGAAAGAGTTacaaaagtgagcattggtccgatagaaagtgagtctgaagaattaataatggaaaacaaggaaatgtcaaaagaattgaacagatattttgcatcagtctttacaaTGGAGGATACAGTTAACATTGCAGAAGCAGCAGGAAAAGGAAGGAGGGagtaactcaggaaaattacaaccacCAGAAACGTGGTATTCAGTAAATTGTTGGAGATACGGGCTGACGAGAGCCCaagtcctgatggatttcatcctaggatcttaaaagaaATGGCTCGTAAGATAGTTgaagcattggttttaattttccaaaactccttaGATTCGGCAAAGGTTCTATTAGATTGCAAATAGCAAATGGAActattattcaaaaagagaggaagaaagaaagtcagaaattacaggccagtttgcTTAACATTTGCCGTGGCAAAatattagaagctattattaatgaGATTTAAGATGAGGGCCTATTGCCCTTATCATTCTAgttggtagaggtcatggatttggaaggtgctgtcaaatgagacatggtgagttgctgcaatgcatcttgcagatggtacacactgtagcCACAGCACACATggcagagtgagtgaatgtttataTTGGTGTACAAACTGCCAGTGAAGAGGCCTGCTTGATGTCAAGCTCCTTGACtgttttttggagctgcactccagacaagtggagagcattccatcatccCCTAACTGGTGCCATgttgatgatggacaggctttggaagaTGAGTTAATttttgcagaattcctagcccctgacctactcttgtagccacagtacttatatggttgatcggttcagtttctggtcaatggttaccccctggatgttgatgatgagggattcagtgatgcaaATGCTGTGGAATGTTGTCCAAAGTCTTGCTGACAGTTTCGGTATCTGATAAGTTGTGAATGATATAATACACTgagcaatcatcaatgaacatcctctcttcagacctttcatcagaggagaggtcattgatgaagcagagaaagcttgttgggcctaggacacagaAAAACTCCTGGGGTGATATCCTGCGACTGAGTTGATtagcctccaacaatcacaacactCTTCCATGTGTTAGGTTTGACTTCAATCAGTGAAGAGTTGTCCACCAACGTCCCATTTACTTCAATACTCTACAGGCTTTTTGATGCCACATGTGGCCAAATGTTGCTGTaacgtcaaggacagtcactctcagcaTACTTCTAGAGTTCAtttattttgtccatgtttgggccaaggctgtaataaggtctAGAACCCAGATTGAACATTGATGGGTAGGCAATTACTATGTAAGTATCACTATacagcactgtcaatgacatcatccatcactttgctgatgattaacAGCAGATTTCTGGAGCTGTGTTTGGTCAGAGTATTTGCTAGACCAGAGAAGAGTCCAATAAAAAGCAACTAACCCGCAGCCTTGAAGGAATGAAAAGGTTCAATTCAGTTCCATCTTACCAGCTAAACATCCAGACCCCAGTGGGGATCTGCTGGTATTAATTCATAGGCAAGAACTTTTCAgatggttgggggttgggggtggggtggggggtgggggggggggggggcggcggggggggtgaATGACACATCGCCTCCAACTACAGCAGG comes from Mustelus asterias chromosome 20, sMusAst1.hap1.1, whole genome shotgun sequence and encodes:
- the LOC144508538 gene encoding uncharacterized protein LOC144508538 isoform X6, with the protein product MSVPMEYSSIYRDSQTMDNLEKQLICPICLELFTKPVVILPCQHNLCRKCANDVFQSRGTAGVSGGRFRCPSCRHEVILDRHGVYGLQRNLLVENIIDIYKQESSRSTAKPEQPTCEEHDEEKINIYCTSCAVPTCSLCKVFGAHKDCKVAPLLTVYKQQKCELNDEVGALVAANDATQISIAHLEETSKNIEDNCRSQIEIMCEKLDSLIAILEAKKQEMMHKIASEQEEKMTHCKSLIKAYSERFQSTSKLIESALQSLEEPQMVVFLQNAKILTAKLSESTRVSVIEDLEGSYENMDHYNVDFEKEQNLLQAINFLKVEEESEEGFEDGEDAADRNENTEIVTGHLESARIESPDVVGKVTETTEEIASSSESSGAVVKVSEEKEFSSESSGAVVEVNEVKESSSESSGIVVEVPEEKESSSESSGAIVEVNDVKESSSESLDVVVEVSEEKESSSEASGVVVEVNEVKESSTESSGAVVEVNDVKESSSESLDVVVEANEEKECSSESSDVDVEVNEEKESNSESSGVDVEVNEVKQSSTESSGVVEVNEGKESSTESSGVDVEVNEENESSSESSGVVVEVNEEKESSTESSGVVVEVNDVNESSSESSGVVVEVNEEKESSSESSGVVVEVNEEKESSSESSDVDVEVNEVKESSSESSGVVEINERKESSTESSGAVVEVNDVKESSSESLDVVVEANEEKECSSESSDVDVEVNEEKESNSESSGVDVEVNEVKQSSTESSGVVEVNEGKESSTESSGVVEINERKESSTESSGVVVEVNEEKESSSESSGVVVEINEEKESSSESSGAVVEVNEEKESSSESSGAVVEVNEEKESSSESSGAVVEVNEEKESSSESSGAIVEFTEEKESSSELAGVVAEATEKEESSSETSGVVVGVLEKEESSSEYVGAVVEVNEVKESSSESLAAVVEVTEEKEPSSESSVAVVEATEEKESSFESSGVVVEVTEEDESSSESSGVAAGVTEEKESSSESSGAAVEFTEEKESSSELAGVVVGATEKEESSSESSGVVAGATEKEVSSSESSGVVIEAIEKEESSSESSGAMVELPPGAKSNAASCFIKDRALAIEESSAETQDVIDTIPNTEKSTKTSPDVPNTVSEVEESNVSTLNTGVLARKELISTTLVPLEQIFVIKEPITESPSVISTVPAMQEFNVPPSGAANAIVSVADSSNTSSISLSGFSIVGESEVASLRAVDGTPASGQSVIPLIESEDGKSGQNESEVEEFETIVQQDDILKGSPQADDFKMPQLLEVVDEETRLYPGWHKCGSWHVINTTGLAASTNQDATSHDPIEPPAMVESKIQAEHDTAAGSTDAKKSSSCENEVPSPVMQALGFCLSILTLMIILHYLWIKIEYMAYTWIFNEEAPHPPLQPHNPQPDGKPRFGCRKHRTTDDKS
- the LOC144508538 gene encoding uncharacterized protein LOC144508538 isoform X10, with translation MSVPMEYSSIYRDSQTMDNLEKQLICPICLELFTKPVVILPCQHNLCRKCANDVFQSRGTAGVSGGRFRCPSCRHEVILDRHGVYGLQRNLLVENIIDIYKQESSRSTAKPEQPTCEEHDEEKINIYCTSCAVPTCSLCKVFGAHKDCKVAPLLTVYKQQKCELNDEVGALVAANDATQISIAHLEETSKNIEDNCRSQIEIMCEKLDSLIAILEAKKQEMMHKIASEQEEKMTHCKSLIKAYSERFQSTSKLIESALQSLEEPQMVVFLQNAKILTAKLSESTRVSVIEDLEGSYENMDHYNVDFEKEQNLLQAINFLKVEEESEEGFEDGEDAADRNENTEIVTGHLESARIESPDVVGKVTETTEEIASSSESSGAVVKVSEEKEFSSESSGAVVEVNEVKESSSESSGIVVEVPEEKESSSESSGAIVEVNDVKESSSESLDVVVEVSEEKESSSEASGVVVEVNEVKESSTESSGAVVEVNDVKESSSESLDVVVEANEEKECSSESSDVDVEVNEEKESNSESSGVDVEVNEVKQSSTESSGVVEVNEGKESSTESSGVDVEVNEENESSSESSGVVVEVNEEKESSTESSGVVVEVNDVNESSSESSGVVVEVNEEKESSSESSGVVVEVNEEKESSSESSDVDVEVNEVKESSSESSGVVEINERKESSTESSGAVVEVNDVKESSSESLDVVVEANEEKECSSESSDVDVEVNEEKESNSESSGVDVEVNEVKQSSTESSGVVEVNEGKESSTESSGVDVEVNDVNESSSESSGVVVEVNEEKESSSESSGVVVEVNEEKESSSESSDVDVEVVKESSSESSGVVEINERKESSTESSGVVVEVNEEKESSSESSGVVVEINEEKESSSESSGAAVEFTEEKESSSELAGVVVGATEKEESSSESSGVVAGATEKEVSSSESSGVVIEAIEKEESSSESSGAMVELPPGAKSNAASCFIKDRALAIEESSAETQDVIDTIPNTEKSTKTSPDVPNTVSEVEESNVSTLNTGVLARKELISTTLVPLEQIFVIKEPITESPSVISTVPAMQEFNVPPSGAANAIVSVADSSNTSSISLSGFSIVGESEVASLRAVDGTPASGQSVIPLIESEDGKSGQNESEVEEFETIVQQDDILKGSPQADDFKMPQLLEVVDEETRLYPGWHKCGSWHVINTTGLAASTNQDATSHDPIEPPAMVESKIQAEHDTAAGSTDAKKSSSCENEVPSPVMQALGFCLSILTLMIILHYLWIKIEYMAYTWIFNEEAPHPPLQPHNPQPDGKPRFGCRKHRTTDDKS